The following are from one region of the Magallana gigas chromosome 6, xbMagGiga1.1, whole genome shotgun sequence genome:
- the LOC117688780 gene encoding glycine-rich protein 1 isoform X1 gives MYIRPQNFSTTHHPTKSSDTHSNEEKMLKLVSIVCLFACTFAGDYNTYSHYSKYDDYYHKPYGPLGGVGGVGSGIVGSGGVIGGLVGLGGGSAAASAAAAGNSAAAAAAAAAGRNAAAAAAAAVGQNAAAAAAAAAAGQNAAAAAAAASASGFGSVPTFPYYGTPYYGFNLGGGSAAAAAAAASSGSAAAAAAAAASASGLGSFPTFPYYGVPYYGFNLGGGSAAAAAAAASGGSAAAAAAAASASRFASFPYYYGNQVSFPYYGFNLGGGSAAAAAAAAAGQNAAAAAAAAAGQNAAAASAAAASGSIFNGPIFGGIRHKKTY, from the exons atgtatataagGCCGCAAAATTTTAGTACGACTCATCACCCGACCAAGTCCAGTGACACCCATTCAAACGAAGAG AAAATGCTGAAGCTTGTCTCCATCGTTTGCCTTTTTGCCTGTACATTCGCAGGTGATTATAACACTTATAGTCACTATTCCAAGTATGACGACTATTATCACAAACCGTATGGACCATTAGGTGGAGTCGGTGGAGTAGGCTCAGGAATTGTTGGCTCTGGTGGTGTCATTGGAGGACTCGTCGGTCTTGGTGGTGGATCTGCAGCTGCTAGTGCCGCCGCTGCAGGAAATAGCGCAGCAGCAGCTGCTGCTGCTGCAGCTGGTCGAAATGCTGCCGCCGCTGCTGCAGCTGCTGTAGGACAAAATGCTGCCGCCGCCGCTGCAGCTGCCGCCGCTGGACAAAATGCTGCTGCCGCCGCTGCTGCTGCATCTGCAAGTGGATTCGGATCAGTCCCAACCTTTCCATACTATGGTACTCCCTACTATGGATTCAATTTAGGAGGAGGATCAGCTGCTGCCGCCGCTGCTGCTGCAAGCAGTGGCTCAGCTGCCGCCGCTGCCGCCGCCGCTGCATCTGCCAGCGGACTTGGATCATTCCCAACGTTTCCATACTATGGTGTCCCCTACTATGGATTCAATCTGGGAGGAGGATCAGCTGCTGCTGCCGCCGCTGCTGCCAGTGGTGGTTCTGCTGCTGCCGCTGCTGCTGCTGCATCTGCCAGTAGATTTGCATCATTCCCCTATTATTATGGAAACCAAGTTAGCTTTCCTTACTATGGATTCAATCTAGGAGGTGGATCGGCTGCTGCAGCCGCCGCTGCCGCTGCTGGACAAAATGCTGCCGCTGCCGCCGCCGCCGCCGCTGGACAAAACGCCGCTGCTGCCTCCGCTGCTGCTGCATCCGGAAGTATATTCAACGGACCTATTTTTGGTGGCATCAGACAtaaaaag aCCTATTAA
- the LOC117688780 gene encoding glycine-rich protein 1 isoform X2, producing the protein MYIRPQNFSTTHHPTKSSDTHSNEEKMLKLVSIVCLFACTFAGDYNTYSHYSKYDDYYHKPYGPLGGVGGVGSGIVGSGGVIGGLVGLGGGSAAASAAAAGNSAAAAAAAAAGRNAAAAAAAAVGQNAAAAAAAAAAGQNAAAAAAAASASGFGSVPTFPYYGTPYYGFNLGGGSAAAAAAAASSGSAAAAAAAAASASGLGSFPTFPYYGVPYYGFNLGGGSAAAAAAAASGGSAAAAAAAASASRFASFPYYYGNQVSFPYYGFNLGGGSAAAAAAAAAGQNAAAAASAAAASGSIFNGPIFGGIRHKKTY; encoded by the exons atgtatataagGCCGCAAAATTTTAGTACGACTCATCACCCGACCAAGTCCAGTGACACCCATTCAAACGAAGAG AAAATGCTGAAGCTTGTCTCCATCGTTTGCCTTTTTGCCTGTACATTCGCAGGTGATTATAACACTTATAGTCACTATTCCAAGTATGACGACTATTATCACAAACCGTATGGACCATTAGGTGGAGTCGGTGGAGTAGGCTCAGGAATTGTTGGCTCTGGTGGTGTCATTGGAGGACTCGTCGGTCTTGGTGGTGGATCTGCAGCTGCTAGTGCCGCCGCTGCAGGAAATAGCGCAGCAGCAGCTGCTGCTGCTGCAGCTGGTCGAAATGCTGCCGCCGCTGCTGCAGCTGCTGTAGGACAAAATGCTGCCGCCGCCGCTGCAGCTGCCGCCGCTGGACAAAATGCTGCTGCCGCCGCTGCTGCTGCATCTGCAAGTGGATTCGGATCAGTCCCAACCTTTCCATACTATGGTACTCCCTACTATGGATTCAATTTAGGAGGAGGATCAGCTGCTGCCGCCGCTGCTGCTGCAAGCAGTGGCTCAGCTGCCGCCGCTGCCGCCGCCGCTGCATCTGCCAGCGGACTTGGATCATTCCCAACGTTTCCATACTATGGTGTCCCCTACTATGGATTCAATCTGGGAGGAGGATCAGCTGCTGCTGCCGCCGCTGCTGCCAGTGGTGGTTCTGCTGCTGCCGCTGCTGCTGCTGCATCTGCCAGTAGATTTGCATCATTCCCCTATTATTATGGAAACCAAGTTAGCTTTCCTTACTATGGATTCAATCTAGGAGGTGGATCGGCTGCTGCAGCCGCCGCTGCCGCTGCTGGACAAAATGCTGCCGCTGC TGCCTCCGCTGCTGCTGCATCCGGAAGTATATTCAACGGACCTATTTTTGGTGGCATCAGACAtaaaaag aCCTATTAA